A single region of the Lycium barbarum isolate Lr01 chromosome 2, ASM1917538v2, whole genome shotgun sequence genome encodes:
- the LOC132626301 gene encoding NDR1/HIN1-like protein 13: MADRVHPMDIASTSSNPPSSNNSGEVIGSPRKPSYPSPAKPVPPPPPGTYVVQVPKDQIYKYPPPENSRRYESLTKRKPRRSCCCRCLCFTFSVILILIISLGITAGVLYLVYRPEAPKYNISSMTIKNFNVTASATISPEFNISVRAENPNNKLGIYYRKGSSVTVIYSDVDLSTGILPAFYQQANNVTVFQTVLKGSNVMLGSTVKSTLRNEVRKGKVPFRVNIKAPVKIKIGAIKTWEITVKVNCDVTVDALTVKSKLVSKDCDYSVRLW; encoded by the exons ATGGCTGATCGAGTCCACCCTATGGATATAGCATCAACGTCGAGCAATCCACCATCGTCAAACAACTCCGGGGAAGTAATAGGTTCACCTAGAAAACCATCGTATCCATCTCCGGCGAAACCGGTGCCACCACCACCACCCGGAACTTACGTAGTACAAGTTCCAAAGGATCAAATTTACAAGTATCCTCCACCGGAAAATTCTCGCAG ATATGAATCTCTCACTAAACGGAAACCTCGCCGGAGTTGCTGTTGCCGTTGTCTTTGCTTCACTTTTTCCGTTATCCTTATCCTCATTATATCATTGGGAATCACTGCTGGCGTTCTATACCTTGTGTACCGCCCTGAAGCACCAAAGTACAACATTTCAAGCATGACTATTAAGAATTTCAACGTAACGGCATCAGCTACTATCTCGCCAGAGTTTAACATCTCCGTTAGAGCTGAAAATCCCAACAACAAGCTCGGAATTTACTACCGGAAAGGAAGCTCCGTTACG GTGATCTATTCCGATGTTGATCTCTCCACCGGCATATTACCGGCGTTTTATCAGCAGGCTAACAATGTAACGGTTTTTCAAACGGTGTTAAAAGGTTCGAACGTTATGCTTGGAAGCACCGTTAAGTCGACGTTAAGGAATGAAGTGAGGAAAGGGAAAGTGCCGTTTAGAGTGAATATTAAAGCACCCGTTAAGATTAAGATTGGCGCCATTAAGACTTGGGAAATCACCGTTAAAGTTAACTGTGATGTAACGGTGGATGCCTTGACTGTTAAGTCTAAACTGGTTTCTAAAGACTGTGATTATAGTGTGAGGCTTTGGTAG